Part of the Leptospira johnsonii genome is shown below.
TAGAGAAAAGAAATCGGAAGAAGAAAGAGAAAAGATCAGAGAAGAATGGGTCGATTTTGCCGCAAGATATCCTCGTAATATTTATATTCCAAGCGAATTTCGCCCTCAGCTCACTTCTGAAGATGAGAAAAAAGCAAGAGAACAACTAGATAAAGTCACTTCTGCAGAATCTAAGTTTGCATTATCTAAAAATGCAGGAAGATACGCCCAACCTGGATCCGTCCCGACTCGTCCGAGCGATCCGAATGTAACTCCTGAAGAACAGAAAGCTTATTTTTCTTATAAAATTTCCGAATTAGAGTCCAGGATACAATTGGTCCAATATGCAATCCAACAAGGCAGGATGGACGCCTCTCAGATCCCTCAGGCAAATTCAGATATTGCGTCTTGGCAGAAAGAATTGCAGCAATTAAGACAAGTTTCCGAATCGGTCCATAGATAATATTTATGAAGTTTAAATTATATTCTGTTTTTATGATATTCCTTATAGTCTCCATGGGAGGGGTAGTCGTTTTCGGTTTGACTCTTGGATGTTTCGGCCCTCCTCGGCCGGACCTTTTACCGGAAATCCAGGAAGAAGAAGGTCCTAGTTTAGAACAATTGGCATCCGATCTAAAAAGTCAAAATCCAAGAACGAGAGCCCAGGCAATTTTGGAATTAGCTTCCAGAAACGAAAAAAAATTCATCCCAATTGCTCGGGAATGGATGAGATCCTCAGAAGAGATCACAAAAGGTCCCGCAATCTTGGCTTTGGGGATCTGGAAGGATAGATCTTCTCTTCCTGAAATATTAAATTTTTTAGATCCAAAATCGGGTATCGATCTAGGGACTATTTTAGAATCCATATCAAGAATGGAAGATCCTCAGGCAGGAAACCGTGTAGCTGCCCTTTTAAATCATGAAGACGCGAGCATCCGATTATTGGCAGTGGACACCTTGGTTCGGATCGATGCAAGGCAATCCGGAAAGATCATCTTAGCCTCGGCTAAATCCAATAAGGATCCAGACAAAGCCAAAACATTCGCAATGGCATTAGGAAAATTGAATATTGCCGAAGCGGAAGATTATCTTACTGACATAGCTTCACATTCGGAGCCTGGACCTACTTTAGCGGCTTCATACTTAGCCTTAGGAAAGATCCGAAGCAAAAAGTCGATTCAACTTTTAGTAAAAGCTTTGCAGTCGGATTTTGATAAGGGAAGGGAAAATTCTTCCATTGCTCTCATAGAGATCAAAGATCCTAAAATTTTACCTTTAGTCCTTCCTATTTTGGAAAACCAAGATAGAGAAATCCGATACAGAGCGGCTGACGTTCTGATCGGAGTCACCAATCCTAGTTTTTCTTCCCGAATTTTAGAAGTTTTGGTCAAAGGTAAAAATTTAGCTAAAGCGCCGGCTTCTCATGTTTTAGGTCGTATCAAATTCTACAAAGCAAGAGAAGAGATTGAAAAAGCATTATTAGACCCTAATATTCCGGACAGAGAGATTATCGCTCAGTCATTGGGATACATTGGCGATAAAAAAAGTATTCCAGTCCTTGTTAAAATCCTGAAAGAAGATCAAACAGAGGCAAAATATGGAGCCGTTTGGTCACTAGGTGCAATAGGTTCTGAAGAAGCTCTACCTTATGTAGAAGAGGCTTGCAAATCCAGCGACCAAAAACTTGCCAAGATCGCTTCCGAAAGTTTAGGAATGATCGCTTCTCCTAAATCCTTGTCTCTTTTAGATAAAAAAACGGAAGATTTTCCGGATTTAGCTCCTATCACGCTTGCCGCAGTCACTTCTATCCCAGGAGAGGAATCTCGAAAAATTTTGGAAAAATATGCAGAAAGTGAGAATATCAATCTCCACCAGGTAGCTGTCTCTCAGTTAGGAGCTAAAAAAGATCCAGCAAGTGTGCCGGTTCTAATTCGATTACTTCAAGAGAATTCGACATCTCGAAATAGAAAGTTGATCGTTTCCGCTTTAAAATCGGTTACTGGATTGAAATTCGCTTCTAAAAACGAATGGGTTAATTGGTATATATTAAATTTTTCTAAAAAACATCCGTAAGTTTCAAAAGAATTGGATGTTTCGGATCTATCACCAGCGCTTTTTCGGCGAATTTTTTGGCTTCTTCCGTTTGGTTTAAGTTTTTATAAATATCCGCTAAGTTGATCAAATTATTCAGATATTTCTGGTCCAATTTGTAAGCGATCTTTCCGAAATATTCAGCCTTTTGAAAATCCTTATTCAATTTGCTTGAATAAGACGCGTAATATTGGGATTCCAATCTATTCGGATTTAAATTCGCGGCTCTTTCGAAAGATTTAGATGCGGAAGAAAAATCTTTAAGCTTCAGATAGGATTTTCCAAGCATAATGAAGAATTCTTCCTTATCTGAGAAAATTATTTTGTATTCATTCAAATAATCGACGATAGGAGAATAGGATTTTTTCTTATAGAGGGTATTAGCCTGTTCTAATACCTCATTCAGAGAAATTTCGTTTTTTACTTGGGGATCTACTAGATATTCTAATTTCAATAGAGTAAAATCGTCTGTCAATTCTCCAAATTTCAGAGTTCTTTCGTATATTCCTTTTAGATCTGCATTCGATTCTTCTACAGTTCTTAAAAATTTGGTTTCGTCCTCGTTTACAATCCTACCTCTTTCGTCGTTTCCAAGCAATACATCGTCCTTACCATCCGAACCCAATATGAGTATATCATGCTTCCTTAATTGAAAAAATTTTACGAAGAAGTTCTCCTCGTTTCCTGGAATACCTATCTTACGTAATGTAAGTTCATTTTCCAAAAATCCTGCAGCTCCATCTCTATACAATACTGGCCAAGGATGTTCTGCGTTGATATAATAAAGTGCTCCGGTTCTTTCATTCAACAAACCGATCACTACGGAAATATACATGGAACCATCAAAGGATTCAAAAATACTTTGGAGCTCTAGAAAGGATTCTTTTAGCCAGGATTCAGGAGGTCTCGAATATCCGCCGTTTCGATTAGTCCTGGTCAATAGGGACCTGAAAACTGTTCCCATCACAAGTGCCCCACCCGCTCCTTGGATGGATTTTCCCATCGCGTCTCCGTTTACAAATACTGTGTATTGTTCACCTTGGATGGCAATATTTCCGGAGATACTAATATCCCCACCTATTTCATAATGTTTCTCTTTGAACAAAATAGACTTTTTCTGTTTGGAAAAGAAATCTATCTTCAATGAAGGACTTTCAGTATTGTTCGTAAACAACGGACGAATCAGTAGAGAAGTTAAAAAATAATCTCCATCTTGTTGTGTCTTCAGTTTGTTAATATTTGATAGGGACTCGTTCAACTCTTGGGTTCTTTCTTCCACCTTATTTTCCAGATGTTCATTCAGTTCTTCTACTTCCTCGTTCAATCGTACGAATTTGTTAGCGAGGATGGTGGCAATACTGATTATAAAGAAAAAGAATGCGTAACCCACAGTCCTAGGAAAAACAAACAGGTTCCGATTGGACATCGTATCCAAAATCGTAGACAAGACTACGACAAAAACTCCGAGCAAGATGAGTAATGCATCCCTATCTTTCGTTCTGATCTTACGGATCAAATAATAAAAGATCAGAACAATATAAGCCGCCCAGCCAAGCTGCACCGCGGAACTATTTAGCTTATTGTATAAAAGTATATTATTCGAAATAAGATAGAAGAGTATAAAAATCCCGTAAATTACATCCAATCCATTGATCAGCCTTCCTCTTGGAAATTTAAAATAAGATCGAATAAAATTTGTGAAAATAGGAATAAGAGAAGTAAGAATAATATATTCCGTCTTTTTCATATATAAGAACGGAATTCCCAGCTCGTATTTGATCTGGTTTCTGAGAAATTGATATATTACTAGAAAGATAGTAAAGAGTCCGAAATACAGGTTTTCGGTATCCGTCCTTCTTCTTATAAATAAAAATAGAAAATATCCTCCTACGGTGAGATAGATCATCAATAGCGCGATTTTGGTATATTCCGCTCTATAATAATTTCCTTGGATCAGACGAGTGTCACCGATCTCAGTTCTGTCTTGCTCTATTCCAGCTTCCGGATGAAAAAACTTTTTCACTTCCAGTACCAGTATATTCTCCTTCCCACCTCGGATCAGCCCAGGTGGAATGGAATATATTCTGATTCTATCATATGCTTGTGGCTCAGAAGAATTCATGTCCCCTGTTTCTCCGATCAGTTCCCCGTTCAGATATGTTTTATCCTTATCCGTCAAGGTTCCTAAACGAACAGAGATCCCGGCCGCCTTCCAAGTTTCGGGAGCAATAAATTTCTTAATTATATAAACTTTATGTATCGATTCTTGAGAAACTCTATATACACCCGGGGCTTTGTATGGATTTGTTTTGATCCCCGGATCTTCTCCATTTAAATATGAAAAAGAGAATTGTTTTGGATCCAGAACTTCTTCCGTAATTTCCCAAGTATGGGTGTCTGTGGAATTTAAGCTGACAATTGAATCGAAAGATGAGATCTTTTGGATCTCTTCAGAGAGAAGTACGTTTGGAAGAATTAGAATGGATATTAGGACAATTGCGGAACGGATCTGCATCAGATTTTCCTTGGATTGAAAAATTGGATTTCAAATCTACATCCTCTTATATCTATAAAATCTAAACCGACTTTAGGCTTAATAAATAACAGAAATAAAGAACGATGTTCGGGATTTTCGGATGCGAGCTTATATTTTTCGACTTGCGGACGTTAGCTTAAAATTCTGATTTTATACAATTCCCACAAGTACATTTTCGGGAGATAGATTACAACTATGTGTATTAGTTTCGGAATCTACATTCCGTAAGATTCCCCCCTCAAGGATTAAAATAGTTTCGCCCAAAAAATCCCAAGAACTCCTTAAGAATTTTCGAGCGAATCTATCGTAAAATTTTATCCGTTGCAGGAAATAAAATACAGAACAACTGCAATCAAAGGAGGAAGTCCTTGGATGATCGCAGCTCTTGCCATCGCAGGCTTAGAAACTAATAATACAAGACCTGCTCCAAAAACGGAAAGACAAGAGAATGTCAAGATTGCAGGAGCATAACCAGGGTGGATCTCGAAAAAGATCGCTCCGTATAATGCACCGATCGCAAGAAATAAATTATAAAAACCTTGGTTCAAAAAGACAGCCTTCATTGCTTCAGCCGATTTTGTATCCGTTACTCCGAATCTTCGGTGAATACGTGGACGCATCCATAACACACTTTCCATGATGAAAATCCAAACATGTAATAAGCCAACGATCCCGGCTAAAATTCTTGCCGCTAAAATCATTCAATTCTCTCCCTGGATATAAACCCGGGGGAGTTTTAATGCGGTATTCTTTTTTGTAAAGAGGAATCTTATTTAAATTAACATTCGTTCGATAAAGAGCGTCCAAGGAATAGCTTTCCGCGCATGAGATCGTATCCGATTTTCCTCTGTTTTCGTCTGACTAAAGAAACAAATAACGTAATTAATGAAACGTCTTATTCATTACTTATTCCTTATTAAAGAAAAAATGGTCCATATTTTCATCTTTACAAAGTTCAGGAAATTTATTTCAATAGGCACGCAAAACGAAAGTCCAATTTATTAGATTAGAGCTTTCCTATATGCAAAATATATAAAACGTGATCTGTTTTACCCATGGCATTGAGATTAAACCTACATAATCCGATTTTAATCATAGAGGATCAGGAGGAAAATCGAGATCTGATCGTAAGATTAGCCAAAAGTTTCGGAGTCGAAGCTGACACGGCTGCTGACGGGAAAGTCGGCTGTGAAATGGCTGAAAAAAAGGACTATTCCCTATATTTGGTGGATCTGGAAATGCCTGTCATGAACGGATTCGATTTTATCAAGCAGATAAAAGAAAAGAAGCCGGAGTCCTTGTTCATCGTAGTTTCCGGGAACGACGTTCCAGAGATTATCATAGAAGTGATGAAGTTGGGTATTTTCGATTATCTTATCAAACCGATCGATAGAGAAAGATTATACCAAGTGCTGGATAGAATCTCCGAATACATACGCTTAAAAGAAAGCGAAAGGATCCTGATACAGGAAAACGAAGAACGTCTTAAGGCTCAATTAAATTGGATCTTATACAAACAATCCTGGCTGACAGATCTGGAAAAGAATATTGATCTTTCCAAAAGTACACTCAATAATCTAAAACAAAGTTTCTTTAGTGGAGGAGGATTCGGAGCGATTGTCAGTATTGTAGAAATGCTCCAAGCTAGCGCCAAGAAGGAAGAAACTACCTACAATTTTTCATCTGATATAGTCGAATTACTCTTTGAGAATATATATTATACGAAAAAGGGACTTCTTTCTCTCGAAAAAAGTCTAGAGATACTGAATAAGAACTTTCAAAATTCTTTTCAAAAAATAAATAGCACCCAGATACATCATCTATTGGAAAAATCAAGATTAAGATTAGAGAGTTCCAACGAACAGTATAAACAAAAGAAGAATGTAACGATCCCGCAAATTTCCCTTCCTTCGAACGGATACCATATAAACGCAGATATAGACTCACTGAATCGAACATTCAACGAGCTATTGATCAACTCTTTGAAATATTCTTCCAATAATTCGGTTATAAACGTATACATCTCCGCCTCAGGAGGATACTTGAACATCAATATGAAAAACGAATTCGATCCACAATCGGTCCCTGGCATTCCTAAGAACAAGGAGCTAATGGTCAAACAACCATTCTATCGACTTGCGGGCTTTGTGCATGAGAATTTGGAAGATGAGGAATATTTCACCGGTTTAGGACTGACGATAGTTGACTTCGTAATAAAAAAACATGGCGGAATTTTTAGCATACACAACGTGATAGATCATTCTATCGGAGAAAAACCTATAGAAGTGGTGCTCGCCACAGTTTCTCTACCCATCGTAGATTAGAACGCGTTAAATCAATAATACAACGCGGTCCCTCCAGAATTCCTTATATTGCTTCGTCAGAAAAATCAAATTATACGAAAAATGTTTCCAGTATAGATAGAACTATTTCAAAACGTTTACCTACGATCCGAATATATCAAAAGATTTTATATAAAACTAAATAACCACTTAGGAAATATATTTCGTACGATAGAATAACTAACGTATACTAAAAGGATAGAGCGTACTTTCCGAACAATCCTACCTCAGAAGGGATAAATCTAACGTATAAATTAACAAATTCTCAGAAGGATTTTGCCTTATTTGACACGCAATGAACTTCAAACGCTGCATTCTATCTTACCTGTTCCTGATCAGAAAAGAAAGCTGCACGCGACTACATGTATCATCAGGACCGTTTTATAAAAATTCGTTCTAAAAATATTTATTCTTATCAAACGAAATTTATTGAATGATTTTCATTCCTTCATCGTCCTATTTCATTCAGGAAAGTTAAGCAACAATCTTTTCCTAAATAAAATCTGAAATAAGATCCTACTACATAAAGAATTTATAATTCGATTAACATATATCGGATGTGTGAAATCTATTTCGGATGAGGTGTATATTTTATGTCCAAAAAAATATTGATTATAGATGATTCTCCTGCTCAGAGAAAATTAGTGAAGGTGACCCTTGAATCAAAAGGGTATGAAGTATTAGAAGCCGAGAACGGTGCACAAG
Proteins encoded:
- a CDS encoding ATP-binding response regulator, whose translation is MALRLNLHNPILIIEDQEENRDLIVRLAKSFGVEADTAADGKVGCEMAEKKDYSLYLVDLEMPVMNGFDFIKQIKEKKPESLFIVVSGNDVPEIIIEVMKLGIFDYLIKPIDRERLYQVLDRISEYIRLKESERILIQENEERLKAQLNWILYKQSWLTDLEKNIDLSKSTLNNLKQSFFSGGGFGAIVSIVEMLQASAKKEETTYNFSSDIVELLFENIYYTKKGLLSLEKSLEILNKNFQNSFQKINSTQIHHLLEKSRLRLESSNEQYKQKKNVTIPQISLPSNGYHINADIDSLNRTFNELLINSLKYSSNNSVINVYISASGGYLNINMKNEFDPQSVPGIPKNKELMVKQPFYRLAGFVHENLEDEEYFTGLGLTIVDFVIKKHGGIFSIHNVIDHSIGEKPIEVVLATVSLPIVD
- a CDS encoding DUF1304 domain-containing protein is translated as MILAARILAGIVGLLHVWIFIMESVLWMRPRIHRRFGVTDTKSAEAMKAVFLNQGFYNLFLAIGALYGAIFFEIHPGYAPAILTFSCLSVFGAGLVLLVSKPAMARAAIIQGLPPLIAVVLYFISCNG
- a CDS encoding HEAT repeat domain-containing protein; the encoded protein is MIFMKFKLYSVFMIFLIVSMGGVVVFGLTLGCFGPPRPDLLPEIQEEEGPSLEQLASDLKSQNPRTRAQAILELASRNEKKFIPIAREWMRSSEEITKGPAILALGIWKDRSSLPEILNFLDPKSGIDLGTILESISRMEDPQAGNRVAALLNHEDASIRLLAVDTLVRIDARQSGKIILASAKSNKDPDKAKTFAMALGKLNIAEAEDYLTDIASHSEPGPTLAASYLALGKIRSKKSIQLLVKALQSDFDKGRENSSIALIEIKDPKILPLVLPILENQDREIRYRAADVLIGVTNPSFSSRILEVLVKGKNLAKAPASHVLGRIKFYKAREEIEKALLDPNIPDREIIAQSLGYIGDKKSIPVLVKILKEDQTEAKYGAVWSLGAIGSEEALPYVEEACKSSDQKLAKIASESLGMIASPKSLSLLDKKTEDFPDLAPITLAAVTSIPGEESRKILEKYAESENINLHQVAVSQLGAKKDPASVPVLIRLLQENSTSRNRKLIVSALKSVTGLKFASKNEWVNWYILNFSKKHP
- a CDS encoding SpoIIE family protein phosphatase, with protein sequence MQIRSAIVLISILILPNVLLSEEIQKISSFDSIVSLNSTDTHTWEITEEVLDPKQFSFSYLNGEDPGIKTNPYKAPGVYRVSQESIHKVYIIKKFIAPETWKAAGISVRLGTLTDKDKTYLNGELIGETGDMNSSEPQAYDRIRIYSIPPGLIRGGKENILVLEVKKFFHPEAGIEQDRTEIGDTRLIQGNYYRAEYTKIALLMIYLTVGGYFLFLFIRRRTDTENLYFGLFTIFLVIYQFLRNQIKYELGIPFLYMKKTEYIILTSLIPIFTNFIRSYFKFPRGRLINGLDVIYGIFILFYLISNNILLYNKLNSSAVQLGWAAYIVLIFYYLIRKIRTKDRDALLILLGVFVVVLSTILDTMSNRNLFVFPRTVGYAFFFFIISIATILANKFVRLNEEVEELNEHLENKVEERTQELNESLSNINKLKTQQDGDYFLTSLLIRPLFTNNTESPSLKIDFFSKQKKSILFKEKHYEIGGDISISGNIAIQGEQYTVFVNGDAMGKSIQGAGGALVMGTVFRSLLTRTNRNGGYSRPPESWLKESFLELQSIFESFDGSMYISVVIGLLNERTGALYYINAEHPWPVLYRDGAAGFLENELTLRKIGIPGNEENFFVKFFQLRKHDILILGSDGKDDVLLGNDERGRIVNEDETKFLRTVEESNADLKGIYERTLKFGELTDDFTLLKLEYLVDPQVKNEISLNEVLEQANTLYKKKSYSPIVDYLNEYKIIFSDKEEFFIMLGKSYLKLKDFSSASKSFERAANLNPNRLESQYYASYSSKLNKDFQKAEYFGKIAYKLDQKYLNNLINLADIYKNLNQTEEAKKFAEKALVIDPKHPILLKLTDVF